From a region of the Methylomonas rapida genome:
- the tssM gene encoding type VI secretion system membrane subunit TssM, which produces MGKLKAFFTNIWVIQFLGLLAFSILIWLAGPLIAIAGHVPLEAELPRILLIAGLFVVWVIYRLLMQIRASSTEKQLVQQLVASDVDQVALASADEVDMLRKGFEEALTLLKQSRAEAKKGGQFIYQLPWYVIIGAPGSGKTTALVNSGLHFPLAEKLGKHAIKGVSGTRNCDWWFADDAVFLDTAGRYTTQESHQAVDAAGWAGFLNLIKKHRPLRPLNGVIIATSVSDLLQQSERERAEHAKAVRTRIMELYQQLGVRLPVYQLFTKTDLVAGFSDFFADLAPEQRAQVWGETFSATTLQGDHDVLAQFASGFSELLQRLQVRTLKRIQDERDIQRRAAIVDFPQQIALLKPAMMDFLQATFMPNRYEEPVLLRGIYFTSGTQEGTPIDRVLGILAGAFHLDRQTVPMYSGQGKSFFLTRLLKDVLFPEAELAGQDPVLAKRTRLLQLAAYVGAGLFFVLMMGLWTVSYFKNQTALDKVQEQIAQYHAIKISGNDTQGNFNALLPRLNSLLAIRDIYQDSGFLSGWGLSQGDKIQAAANHSYEQLLRDYFLPAVLTRLKERMQGQEGNKQEVLYQLLKVYLMFNQTDKMDRSMAVAWIRADWDRQYATDPQALGQLVTHLNHLLDMQLQPVQVDDNFVAAVRSKLMQVPLIGQIYSRFKTEALLDQSHDLRLSKALGPDAGRVFVMSDGKDVLSYTIPGLFTAYGYTELFLKKSRDFVKDAVEQNWVLGSQAKLETLQIEQLHRELKKLYLNEYQAAWTDLLAKIKLQSALSTNQTTQILDILSRPDGPLHALLVTIDDNTALTRLNQRVSDALSQAAGKAVEAAGDKGGQLLEMAKEAAGLGGEPDPVLAVENRFEALRNLVAGGPDKPSALEPVLQQLKSLRDYFLQLSVANTGGQALQNQANVFSGAGMDVLKQAQMEFARLPEPLKSWFQIVVSSGGQKLSSAAKGQLSDMVKTGVASPCKAALGGRYPFSKSSAQDVLLADFAKLFAPAGVMDQFFQANLKPFVDTSKPVWTEMASEKPLGLSQASIRQFQTAARIRDAFFAVGNIPQVQFELKPQLLDNTVGTFRLQVEGQEAVYRHGPEQAVSMKWPGPNPSQGVRIVFETLDGRQVSRGKEGTWAFFRLLDEATIIPGSAPEKFTLTFQLQGFSASYELRAASVNNPFNLLELQSFRCPDAL; this is translated from the coding sequence ATGGGTAAGCTCAAAGCATTTTTTACCAATATCTGGGTCATCCAGTTTCTAGGCTTGCTGGCTTTCAGCATTCTAATTTGGCTAGCAGGGCCTCTGATTGCGATTGCTGGGCATGTACCCTTGGAAGCGGAGTTGCCCAGGATTTTGCTAATCGCGGGTTTGTTTGTGGTGTGGGTGATTTATCGCTTGCTGATGCAAATTCGCGCCAGCAGCACCGAAAAGCAACTGGTGCAGCAATTGGTGGCCTCGGATGTCGATCAGGTCGCGCTGGCCTCGGCCGATGAAGTGGATATGCTGCGCAAGGGCTTTGAAGAAGCATTGACGCTACTCAAGCAATCGCGGGCGGAAGCCAAAAAAGGCGGACAGTTTATTTATCAATTGCCCTGGTACGTGATCATCGGTGCGCCGGGGTCTGGCAAAACCACGGCTCTGGTCAATTCCGGCTTGCATTTTCCCTTGGCGGAAAAGTTGGGCAAGCATGCCATCAAAGGCGTCAGCGGGACGCGTAATTGTGATTGGTGGTTTGCCGATGATGCGGTGTTTTTGGATACCGCCGGCCGCTACACGACGCAAGAGAGTCATCAGGCGGTCGATGCGGCCGGTTGGGCCGGATTTTTGAACCTGATCAAAAAGCACCGGCCTTTAAGGCCTTTGAACGGCGTTATCATCGCCACCAGCGTGTCCGACTTATTGCAACAGTCCGAACGGGAGCGGGCTGAGCACGCCAAGGCGGTGCGTACCCGCATTATGGAGTTGTATCAACAATTGGGCGTGCGCTTGCCAGTTTATCAACTGTTTACCAAAACCGATCTGGTCGCCGGCTTTAGCGATTTCTTTGCCGATCTGGCGCCGGAGCAGCGGGCGCAGGTCTGGGGGGAAACTTTTTCCGCCACCACCTTGCAGGGCGATCACGATGTATTGGCGCAGTTTGCGAGTGGTTTTTCCGAGTTATTGCAACGTTTGCAAGTGCGAACCTTGAAACGTATCCAGGACGAGCGCGATATTCAACGCCGCGCGGCGATTGTGGACTTCCCGCAGCAAATAGCCTTGTTGAAACCGGCAATGATGGATTTCTTGCAGGCCACTTTTATGCCTAACCGTTATGAAGAGCCGGTGTTGTTGCGGGGAATTTACTTTACCAGCGGCACGCAGGAAGGCACGCCCATCGATCGGGTGTTGGGCATTCTGGCGGGAGCCTTTCATCTGGACAGGCAAACCGTGCCGATGTATAGCGGTCAGGGCAAGAGCTTTTTCCTGACCCGTCTGCTGAAGGACGTCTTGTTTCCGGAAGCCGAACTAGCCGGGCAGGACCCGGTATTGGCCAAACGCACCCGCTTGTTGCAACTGGCGGCTTATGTCGGCGCTGGCTTGTTTTTCGTGCTGATGATGGGGCTGTGGACCGTCAGTTATTTCAAAAACCAGACCGCCTTGGATAAAGTCCAGGAACAGATCGCGCAATATCATGCGATCAAAATCAGCGGCAACGATACACAAGGCAATTTCAATGCCTTGCTGCCGCGCTTGAATAGCCTTTTGGCGATTCGCGATATTTATCAAGACAGCGGTTTTCTGTCCGGTTGGGGGTTGTCACAAGGCGACAAAATTCAAGCTGCCGCCAATCATAGCTATGAACAGCTGCTCCGCGACTATTTTCTGCCGGCAGTCCTGACGCGCCTGAAGGAGCGCATGCAGGGGCAGGAAGGCAACAAGCAGGAGGTACTGTATCAATTGCTGAAAGTGTATTTGATGTTCAATCAGACCGATAAAATGGATCGATCCATGGCCGTAGCCTGGATACGCGCCGATTGGGACAGGCAATACGCGACCGATCCGCAGGCCTTGGGGCAACTGGTCACGCATTTGAACCACCTATTGGATATGCAGTTGCAGCCGGTTCAAGTCGATGACAATTTTGTCGCCGCAGTGCGCAGTAAATTGATGCAAGTGCCGTTGATTGGGCAAATTTATTCCCGCTTCAAAACCGAAGCCTTGCTGGATCAAAGCCATGATTTACGCCTGAGTAAGGCCTTGGGGCCGGATGCCGGCCGAGTGTTTGTAATGTCCGACGGCAAGGATGTTTTAAGCTATACCATTCCAGGACTGTTCACGGCCTATGGTTATACCGAGCTGTTCTTGAAGAAAAGCCGTGATTTTGTCAAAGACGCGGTCGAGCAGAACTGGGTCTTGGGTAGTCAGGCCAAGCTGGAAACCCTGCAAATCGAGCAGCTTCATCGTGAACTGAAAAAACTGTATTTGAACGAATACCAGGCGGCCTGGACGGATTTACTGGCTAAAATCAAATTGCAATCGGCCTTATCGACCAATCAGACCACGCAGATTCTGGATATATTGTCGCGCCCGGACGGGCCCTTGCATGCCTTGCTGGTAACCATCGATGACAATACCGCATTGACCCGCTTGAACCAACGAGTCAGTGACGCGTTGTCCCAGGCGGCCGGCAAAGCGGTGGAAGCCGCTGGTGACAAAGGCGGGCAGTTGTTGGAGATGGCCAAGGAAGCTGCAGGTCTTGGCGGTGAGCCTGATCCGGTGTTGGCGGTGGAAAATCGGTTTGAAGCCTTGCGCAATCTAGTCGCTGGCGGCCCCGACAAACCCAGTGCATTGGAACCCGTGTTGCAGCAATTAAAAAGTCTGCGGGATTATTTCTTGCAATTGAGCGTCGCCAACACTGGCGGACAGGCCTTGCAAAACCAGGCCAATGTTTTCAGTGGCGCCGGCATGGATGTGTTGAAACAGGCGCAGATGGAGTTTGCCCGCCTGCCCGAGCCTTTGAAGAGCTGGTTTCAAATCGTCGTCAGCAGCGGCGGGCAAAAGCTGTCTTCCGCCGCGAAGGGGCAATTGAGCGACATGGTCAAAACCGGCGTGGCCTCGCCTTGCAAGGCGGCGTTGGGCGGACGCTATCCGTTTAGCAAAAGCTCGGCGCAAGACGTGTTGCTGGCGGACTTTGCCAAACTGTTCGCGCCGGCGGGTGTGATGGATCAGTTTTTTCAAGCCAATTTGAAACCCTTCGTCGATACCAGCAAGCCCGTATGGACGGAAATGGCTTCGGAAAAGCCGCTGGGCCTGTCGCAAGCCTCGATTCGGCAATTTCAGACGGCGGCCAGGATTCGCGATGCCTTTTTCGCCGTGGGCAATATCCCGCAGGTGCAATTCGAGTTGAAGCCGCAATTGCTGGATAACACCGTCGGCACGTTTCGCTTGCAGGTCGAAGGCCAGGAGGCCGTTTACCGGCATGGGCCGGAACAAGCCGTCAGTATGAAATGGCCCGGGCCCAATCCCAGCCAAGGCGTGCGCATCGTTTTCGAGACCCTGGATGGCCGGCAAGTCAGCCGCGGCAAGGAAGGCACCTGGGCGTTTTTCAGGCTGCTGGACGAAGCCACCATCATACCCGGCAGCGCGCCGGAAAAATTCACGCTGACTTTTCAGTTACAAGGCTTCAGCGCCAGTTATGAGTTGCGGGCGGCCAGCGTCAACAATCCCTTTAATCTGCTGGAACTGCAAAGTTTCCGTTGCCCGGACGCGCTGTGA
- the tagF gene encoding type VI secretion system-associated protein TagF, with amino-acid sequence MVGFYGKLPSHGDFLSRRLPRQFIEPWDQWLQGCIAASREQLGQSWLDTFLVSPIWQFGLTPGLCGGEAWAGVMMPSVDRVGRYFPLTLAAKVEAARLNQLFDPACGWFDALSELAFSSLDYDFDLQRFDEGLQNLDLSRFLPAAYRGEEVAFASGSARLAFQFQLVSPQDTPQAFVQLGEQLKERFLARCSYWRSSANEGVEASLLVCEGLPPVDAYVGFLKGDWPRHGWQLSRRCVVPGYAAIQAERADSAVMQQPPPLPDQEPNLTAQADTPLSREGGDEFSWQSYGITVVGLRRRLNEDAILLRNEAGLWAVADGMGGHSAGDVASQALVDALTDIPAIDDLEHFSEQVASALHNVNRQLLQMASRRGYGHIIGSTIVVLMIHERQFRYLWAGDSRLYRYRRGALEQLTLDHSLYNESISQGSAPVDGSVEQGRGNIITRAVGADAQLQLDFGQGEIEAGDLFLLCSDGIDKELAHDDIAGLCSDGSVAEIAERLVHEAENRGGRDNISVIVVKA; translated from the coding sequence ATGGTCGGTTTTTATGGCAAGTTGCCCAGTCACGGTGATTTTTTATCCAGGCGCTTGCCCAGGCAGTTCATTGAACCTTGGGACCAGTGGCTGCAAGGTTGCATCGCCGCCAGTCGCGAACAATTGGGCCAAAGCTGGCTGGATACGTTCTTGGTCAGTCCGATTTGGCAGTTTGGCTTGACGCCGGGGTTGTGCGGCGGCGAGGCTTGGGCCGGCGTGATGATGCCGAGCGTCGATCGCGTTGGCCGCTATTTTCCGTTGACCTTGGCGGCCAAGGTCGAGGCAGCACGCTTGAATCAGTTGTTCGATCCCGCCTGCGGCTGGTTTGACGCCCTGTCCGAACTGGCGTTTTCGTCGCTGGATTACGACTTTGATTTGCAGCGTTTCGATGAGGGGTTGCAAAATCTGGACTTGAGCCGGTTTTTGCCTGCCGCTTATCGTGGTGAAGAGGTGGCTTTTGCATCCGGTTCGGCGCGACTGGCCTTTCAATTTCAATTGGTCAGTCCACAAGATACCCCGCAAGCCTTCGTGCAATTGGGCGAGCAGTTGAAGGAACGTTTCCTGGCGCGTTGCAGTTACTGGCGTTCGTCGGCCAATGAAGGTGTCGAGGCATCGCTGTTGGTATGCGAGGGACTGCCGCCGGTCGATGCCTATGTCGGTTTTTTGAAGGGCGACTGGCCACGGCATGGCTGGCAATTGTCGCGTCGATGCGTGGTGCCGGGTTATGCTGCTATTCAAGCCGAGAGGGCCGATTCCGCGGTTATGCAGCAACCACCGCCGCTACCGGATCAAGAACCAAACCTGACAGCGCAGGCCGATACTCCGCTTTCGCGGGAGGGCGGTGACGAATTTTCCTGGCAAAGTTACGGTATCACTGTCGTCGGCTTGAGGCGCAGGCTAAACGAAGACGCGATTTTGCTGCGCAACGAGGCAGGCTTGTGGGCGGTCGCCGACGGCATGGGTGGACATAGCGCCGGAGATGTCGCCAGTCAGGCCTTGGTCGATGCGCTAACCGACATCCCGGCGATCGATGATTTGGAGCACTTCAGCGAGCAAGTGGCATCCGCGCTGCATAACGTCAATCGGCAGTTGCTGCAAATGGCCAGTCGGCGCGGCTATGGCCACATCATCGGCAGTACGATCGTGGTGTTAATGATTCATGAGCGGCAATTTCGTTATCTATGGGCCGGCGATAGTCGCTTGTATCGTTATCGCCGGGGAGCGTTGGAGCAATTGACGCTGGATCATTCCTTGTACAACGAGTCCATCAGTCAGGGAAGCGCTCCGGTGGATGGCAGCGTGGAACAAGGTCGCGGCAATATCATTACCCGCGCCGTCGGCGCCGATGCGCAATTGCAGCTGGATTTTGGCCAGGGCGAGATTGAGGCCGGTGATTTGTTCTTGCTGTGCAGCGACGGCATAGACAAGGAATTGGCTCATGATGACATTGCCGGTTTGTGCTCGGATGGCTCGGTGGCGGAAATCGCCGAGCGCCTGGTGCATGAAGCGGAAAATCGGGGCGGGCGGGACAATATTTCGGTGATTGTGGTTAAGGCCTGA
- a CDS encoding PEP-CTERM sorting domain-containing protein (PEP-CTERM proteins occur, often in large numbers, in the proteomes of bacteria that also encode an exosortase, a predicted intramembrane cysteine proteinase. The presence of a PEP-CTERM domain at a protein's C-terminus predicts cleavage within the sorting domain, followed by covalent anchoring to some some component of the (usually Gram-negative) cell surface. Many PEP-CTERM proteins exhibit an unusual sequence composition that includes large numbers of potential glycosylation sites. Expression of one such protein has been shown restore the ability of a bacterium to form floc, a type of biofilm.), whose translation MTTTNHAKLTSLGLATMLFAVLSGTAEAAKPDKPSNATYTNCSGVISGLISGATDCEISDQTQDFLKQDPMTVNLSGGFFDTSDWLFGGKIGNTDGYEGTSEGKSGTYDFSLLFNNTNWDNVMLIFKGGNDTSLVGYLLGSGVTSGTWASPFRAPDFSVGKKIKDVSHISVYYTEGRTKDNGSIPPAGITVPEPGELALLAIGFFGAASMMRIKRLKALRTPKSA comes from the coding sequence ATGACGACCACTAATCACGCCAAATTAACCAGCTTAGGTCTTGCCACCATGCTGTTCGCGGTTTTGTCTGGCACGGCCGAGGCCGCCAAACCTGACAAACCATCAAACGCAACCTATACAAACTGTAGCGGAGTGATTTCTGGTCTTATTTCAGGCGCGACAGACTGCGAGATTAGCGATCAAACTCAAGATTTTCTGAAACAGGATCCCATGACGGTCAATTTATCAGGTGGCTTTTTCGATACCAGCGACTGGCTGTTCGGCGGCAAGATAGGCAACACGGACGGCTATGAAGGAACCTCGGAAGGAAAGTCCGGGACTTACGATTTCAGTTTGCTGTTCAACAATACCAATTGGGACAATGTCATGCTGATTTTCAAGGGTGGCAACGATACTTCCCTGGTTGGTTATTTGCTGGGCTCTGGTGTCACGTCTGGAACATGGGCATCACCATTCAGAGCCCCTGACTTTTCTGTTGGCAAGAAAATAAAGGATGTATCGCATATCAGCGTTTACTACACCGAAGGCCGTACCAAGGACAATGGTTCAATTCCTCCTGCCGGAATAACCGTACCCGAACCCGGCGAACTAGCCTTGCTTGCCATCGGCTTTTTCGGTGCCGCATCGATGATGAGAATCAAAAGACTCAAAGCCTTGCGAACCCCCAAGTCGGCTTAG
- a CDS encoding arylesterase, translated as MYSLVLAVVLSLTPLAAVAKAIVVLGDSISAGYGIDVNAGWVNLLREKFKQQHLDYVISNESISGDTSAGGLARIDQVLAKHKPDIVLLELGGNDGLRGLSPQEMKSNLSEMVRRSRQAGAKVLLLGMKIPPNYGRRYIDMFYNIYPQVSAELKVPLVPFILEEVALKPELMQADGLHPNALGQPLIMEKVWPHLQPLLK; from the coding sequence ATGTATAGCCTTGTCCTTGCCGTTGTTCTGAGTTTGACGCCCTTGGCCGCTGTGGCCAAAGCGATAGTCGTGTTGGGAGATAGCATCAGCGCCGGATACGGCATCGATGTCAACGCGGGTTGGGTTAATTTGTTGCGGGAAAAGTTCAAGCAACAACACCTGGACTATGTTATCAGCAATGAAAGCATCAGCGGGGATACCTCGGCCGGTGGCCTGGCGCGCATCGATCAAGTGCTGGCCAAACACAAGCCCGACATCGTATTGCTGGAGCTGGGCGGCAACGACGGTTTGCGCGGCCTTTCGCCGCAGGAAATGAAAAGCAATCTGAGCGAAATGGTGCGCCGCAGTCGACAAGCGGGAGCGAAAGTGTTGTTGCTGGGCATGAAAATTCCGCCGAATTACGGCAGGCGCTACATCGATATGTTCTACAACATTTATCCGCAAGTATCCGCCGAGCTGAAAGTGCCGCTGGTACCCTTCATTTTGGAGGAGGTGGCCTTGAAGCCGGAACTGATGCAGGCCGACGGCCTGCATCCCAATGCGCTAGGGCAACCCTTGATCATGGAGAAGGTCTGGCCCCATTTGCAACCGCTGTTGAAATAA
- a CDS encoding ABC transporter ATP-binding protein, translating into MQTQTEKTNRSIIVTQNLGKSVPTSEGALQILSSVDLRIERGESIAIVGESGSGKTTLLSLLAGLDTPSSGSVSIDGRDITRMDEDGRAVLRNELIGFVFQSFQLLPGLTALENVMLPLELSGDDNAENAARALLQRVGLAQRLGHTPKQLSGGEQQRVALARAFVTQPSILFADEPTGNLDSKTGAHIIDLLFELNQEKHTTLVLVTHDASLATRCGRMIRLEAGSMA; encoded by the coding sequence ATGCAAACTCAGACTGAAAAAACCAACAGGTCTATTATCGTGACACAAAACTTGGGTAAATCGGTACCCACTTCGGAAGGCGCTTTGCAAATCTTGTCATCCGTTGACCTTCGCATCGAGCGGGGCGAGAGCATTGCCATCGTGGGCGAATCCGGTTCCGGCAAGACCACGTTACTGAGTTTGTTGGCGGGATTGGATACGCCCAGCAGCGGTTCTGTCAGCATCGATGGCCGAGATATCACGCGCATGGACGAAGATGGACGGGCCGTGTTACGCAACGAATTGATCGGTTTTGTGTTTCAGTCGTTTCAGTTGTTGCCTGGTTTGACCGCGCTGGAAAATGTGATGTTGCCGCTCGAATTGAGCGGCGATGACAACGCGGAGAATGCCGCGCGTGCGTTGTTGCAGCGGGTCGGCTTGGCGCAGCGTTTGGGACATACGCCTAAACAGTTGTCGGGCGGGGAGCAGCAACGGGTGGCCTTGGCGCGAGCTTTCGTCACGCAGCCGTCGATTTTATTCGCCGACGAGCCGACCGGTAATCTGGACAGCAAAACCGGAGCCCATATCATCGATCTGTTGTTTGAGCTGAACCAGGAAAAACATACCACGCTGGTATTGGTTACCCACGATGCTTCATTGGCCACGCGTTGCGGCCGCATGATCAGGCTCGAAGCCGGGAGCATGGCATGA
- a CDS encoding ABC transporter permease: protein MKRFKLALKLLKRDGRSGELTLLVLALVIAVASSTTISLFADRLQRTLTLQAAEFLAGDLVVSSPAPIEPNWLEQAAALALVTSRTTEFGSVLLENEQMLLASIKAVSAAYPLRGFLKTLEGDAADEAIQQQGPPPGEAWVENRVLSALHLKLGDSVTVGEKPLRLKKVLSYEPDKRGDFYSFSPRVMISQADLLATGVVQPGSRVQYFYQFTGAEQQLAAFKQWLKPQLNPSQRLMDVHDDRPELGSALKRAERYLGLSSIVVVLIAGVAIAMAAGRYTERHFNAAALLRCLGCRQAEIVRLYVYQFLLLGLLASAAGCLLGWLGQLGLFYLLQSLLPTQLANPGWLAVCFGFITGMAILLGFALPPLLRLHRVPALRVLRRELEPLPTKAWLIYGLAMLLMTLLIGRYSNDWPMTASVLGSGMLTLLVLTLLIMGLLRWLRGWLPRLSVGWRLGMQGILRNRGASIGQILAFSITLAAMSLSFSVRSDLIEQWRRQLPEQAPNHFALNIIPEQLAAFERDLQQAGILSSRFYPIVRGRLVAINDEAVQVRVSKESRGEAATQRDLSLTWTEMLPEDNAITAGEGWPSKQAGWVSVEQKLAENLKIAVGDRLLFTIGSAQVSAKVANIRSLQWDTMKPNFYMIFSPGTLDGFPATYLTSFYLPDGQKNLLNQLVKTYPAVTVLEVDQILKQFKLILSQLTQAINIVLYLALLAGFLVLFAAVHATLDGRIHEGAVMRTLGAKRAWLRKIHLIEFGILGAISGILAAVLAQTILYVLYKWVMHIAFEPSLLIWALLPVIGAFSVGLAGYWGVRQVVRLSPMRVLRRL from the coding sequence ATGAAACGTTTCAAGTTGGCGCTCAAGTTATTGAAACGGGATGGCCGCTCAGGTGAATTGACCTTGCTGGTGCTGGCATTGGTCATTGCGGTGGCCAGCTCAACCACGATTTCGCTGTTCGCCGATCGATTGCAACGCACATTGACACTGCAGGCCGCCGAGTTTCTGGCTGGCGATTTGGTGGTATCGAGTCCGGCGCCGATCGAACCGAATTGGCTGGAACAGGCGGCCGCGTTGGCTTTGGTCACGTCGCGAACCACGGAATTCGGCAGTGTTTTGCTGGAAAACGAACAGATGCTGTTGGCCTCGATCAAAGCCGTCAGCGCCGCGTATCCGCTACGCGGTTTTTTGAAAACCTTGGAAGGCGATGCGGCCGATGAGGCCATCCAGCAGCAGGGGCCGCCGCCAGGCGAGGCTTGGGTGGAAAACCGGGTGTTGTCGGCCTTGCATCTGAAGCTGGGTGATAGCGTTACGGTGGGTGAAAAGCCCTTGCGGCTTAAGAAAGTATTGAGCTATGAGCCGGATAAGCGTGGCGATTTTTATAGTTTTTCGCCGCGCGTGATGATCAGTCAGGCCGATTTGCTGGCGACCGGCGTGGTGCAGCCGGGTAGCCGTGTGCAGTATTTTTATCAGTTCACCGGGGCTGAACAGCAATTGGCCGCGTTCAAGCAGTGGCTGAAACCGCAGCTCAATCCGTCGCAGCGACTCATGGATGTGCATGATGATCGGCCGGAATTGGGTTCCGCGTTGAAGCGGGCCGAGCGTTATTTGGGCTTGTCCAGCATCGTGGTGGTTTTGATTGCCGGCGTGGCCATCGCGATGGCGGCCGGACGCTATACCGAACGCCATTTCAATGCCGCGGCGCTGTTGCGCTGCCTGGGCTGCCGGCAAGCAGAAATCGTCCGGCTCTATGTCTATCAGTTTTTGCTGTTGGGATTGCTTGCCAGCGCGGCGGGCTGTTTGCTGGGCTGGCTGGGACAGTTGGGGCTGTTTTATTTGCTGCAATCCTTGCTGCCGACGCAACTGGCCAATCCGGGCTGGCTGGCGGTTTGCTTCGGCTTCATCACCGGGATGGCGATACTGCTCGGCTTTGCGCTGCCACCATTATTGCGTTTGCACCGGGTGCCCGCGTTGCGGGTGTTGCGGCGGGAGCTGGAGCCTTTGCCGACAAAGGCTTGGCTGATTTATGGCTTGGCGATGTTGCTGATGACACTATTGATTGGGCGTTATAGCAACGATTGGCCGATGACCGCCAGTGTGCTTGGCTCGGGAATGCTGACATTGCTGGTGTTGACGCTGCTGATCATGGGATTGCTGCGCTGGCTGAGGGGATGGTTGCCGCGTTTGAGTGTGGGCTGGCGGTTAGGGATGCAAGGTATTTTGCGTAACCGTGGTGCCAGTATTGGCCAAATCCTGGCGTTCAGTATCACGCTGGCGGCGATGAGCCTGAGTTTTAGCGTGCGTAGCGATTTGATCGAGCAATGGCGGCGACAATTGCCCGAGCAGGCGCCCAATCATTTTGCCTTGAACATCATTCCCGAGCAGTTGGCGGCCTTCGAGCGGGATTTGCAGCAAGCGGGTATCCTCAGTAGCCGGTTTTATCCCATCGTCAGGGGTAGGCTGGTGGCGATCAACGACGAAGCCGTGCAGGTCAGAGTCAGCAAGGAAAGTCGCGGCGAGGCGGCGACTCAGCGTGATTTGAGTCTGACCTGGACGGAGATGTTGCCGGAAGACAATGCGATTACCGCGGGCGAGGGCTGGCCGAGTAAACAAGCCGGCTGGGTGTCGGTGGAACAGAAATTGGCGGAGAATCTGAAAATAGCGGTCGGCGACCGATTGTTGTTTACGATAGGCAGTGCCCAGGTCAGCGCGAAAGTCGCCAATATTCGCAGTCTGCAATGGGATACCATGAAGCCCAATTTTTACATGATTTTCTCGCCCGGCACGCTGGACGGTTTTCCGGCGACCTATCTGACCAGTTTTTATTTGCCCGACGGGCAAAAAAATCTGCTGAATCAACTGGTCAAAACCTATCCGGCCGTGACCGTGCTGGAGGTTGACCAAATCCTGAAACAGTTCAAGCTCATACTCTCGCAGTTGACCCAGGCGATCAATATCGTGTTGTATTTGGCCTTGCTGGCGGGATTCTTGGTGTTGTTTGCCGCCGTCCATGCAACGCTGGATGGCCGGATTCATGAAGGCGCCGTGATGCGTACCTTGGGCGCCAAAAGAGCCTGGCTCAGAAAAATTCATTTAATCGAGTTTGGCATTTTGGGGGCCATATCGGGGATTCTGGCGGCTGTGCTGGCGCAGACGATTTTATATGTATTGTACAAGTGGGTGATGCATATAGCCTTTGAGCCTTCATTGCTGATATGGGCGCTGTTACCCGTCATCGGCGCCTTTTCCGTGGGGTTGGCCGGGTATTGGGGGGTGAGGCAAGTCGTCAGGTTATCCCCGATGCGGGTTTTACGGCGGCTTTGA